One genomic region from Rosa rugosa chromosome 1, drRosRugo1.1, whole genome shotgun sequence encodes:
- the LOC133727405 gene encoding cyclin-D3-2: protein MALQEQDSQELQNPPMLLDALFCEEGLEGEEEEEDLGDNGVEEQSESCVETLEKQSVSPLVMSKGDLFWEEDELVSLISKEKQTHVCFSGSISDGSLMVARREALVWILSVKSHYGFSCLTTVLAMNYFDRFSSSSVFQKDKPWMSQLTAVACLSLAAKVEETHVPLLLDLQVEESKYVFEARTIQRMELLVLSTLDWRMNPVTPNSFFDHLIRRLGLKIHLHSEFLWRCERLLLSVIADSRFLVFLPSIVAAAVMLYVINEIETFNPVDYQNQVLSVLKVSQGIVSECYKLILVLSASTVQNQGHKRKHSFIPSSPSGVIDVCFSSDTSNDSWAVASPLSSLPDPRFKRSRLQDQQMRLPSLNRVSVDVLSSSR, encoded by the exons ATGGCGCTGCAAGAACAAGATTCCCAAGAGCTCCAAAACCCACCAATGCTTTTAGACGCTTTGTTCTGTGAAGAAGGTcttgagggagaagaagaagaagaagatttggGAGACAATGGTGTTGAAGAACAGAGCGAGAGCTGTGTTGAGACTTTGGAAAAACAGTCTGTTTCCCCTTTGGTTATGTCAAAAGGCGACCTGTTTTGGGAAGAAGATGAACTTGTCTCTCTAATTTCAAAAGAGAAACAAACCCATGTCTGTTTCAGTGGTTCAATCTCAGATGGGTCTTTAATGGTGGCCCGGAGAGAAGCATTAGTCTGGATTTTGAGTGTGAAATCACACTATGGGTTCTCTTGTTTGACCACTGTTCTAGCTATGAACTACTTTGATCGGTTCAGTTCAAGCTCAGTGTTTCAAAAGGACAAGCCTTGGATGAGTCAACTAACTGCTGTGGCTTGTCTCTCTCTGGCTGCCAAAGTGGAAGAGACCCATGTGCCCCTTCTTCTGGATTTGCAA GTAGAGGAATCAAAGTATGTATTTGAAGCCAGAACTATTCAAAGAATGGAGCTTTTGGTGCTTTCAACTCTTGACTGGAGGATGAATCCGGTAACCCCAAATTCATTCTTTGATCACTTGATCAGGAGGCTTGGTTTGAAGATCCATTTGCATTCGGAGTTTCTGTGGAGATGTGAGCGCCTCCTTCTCTCTGTCATTGCAG ATTCCAGATTTCTGGTCTTTCTGCCTTCTATAGTAGCTGCTGCAGTAATGCTGTATGTTATTAATGAAATTGAAACATTCAATCCTGTCGATTATCAGAATCAGGTTTTGAGTGTACTCAAAGTCAGCCAG GGCATAGTCAGTGAATGCTACAAGCTCATCCTGGTACTATCAGCCAGCACTGTGCAAAACCAAGGACATAAACGCAAGCATTCATTCATACCTAGCAGCCCAAGTGGAGTTATAGATGTATGTTTCAGCTCTGATACCTCAAATGATTCATGGGCTGTGGCTTCACCGCTCTCATCTTTGCCAGATCCTCGATTTAAAAGGAGCAGACTTCAGGACCAGCAGATGCGGCTACCCTCGTTAAATCGTGTATCTGTTGATGTGCTTAGCAGCTCTCGTTAG
- the LOC133721183 gene encoding F-box protein SKIP2, which translates to MGQSSSIPEAPLQREISPSRRFSFKHIPVMSTADQNDDESDLFETVDGRDYTLDLPDECLGIIFHFLGSGDRKRSSVVCKRWLRVDGEHRHRLSLNAQAGILPFIPCIFTRFDSVTKLALRCDRKSISIDDDALVLISVRCKSLTRLKLRGCREITDLGMAAFAQNSTGLKKLSVGSCMFGAKAMNAVLEYCTALEELSVKRLRGIHDASEQIGAGKTPSTLKSICLKEILNGQCFGPLIVSSKNLKTLKLFRCLGDWDRVLEMLGNGNRGLTEIHLERIQVTDLGLSAIAKCSNLEVLHIVKAPECSNFGLICVAEHCKLLRKLHIDGWRTNRIGDEGLIAVAKDCPDIQELVLIGVNPTSLSLTAIASNCKKLERLALCGSGTIGDAEFTCIAAKCVALKKLCIKGCPISNVGLETLAWGCPNLAKIKVKKCKGVSGEVAEWLRERRGSLTVNWDSGEIVPLDAAAGLSGGVESSMEFPLDHVAVTIAPSSSNNPLTLFRTKFGFFSGRSFVPCTFRRWSVSENASNGNL; encoded by the coding sequence atggGACAGTCCTCTTCAATTCCCGAGGCTCCACTGCAGCGAGAAATCTCCCCCAGCCGCCGATTCAGCTTCAAGCACATACCGGTTATGTCAACGGCGGACCAAAACGACGACGAATCTGACCTTTTTGAGACCGTCGATGGTCGCGACTACACCTTAGATCTCCCCGACGAGTGCTTGGGGATCATTTTCCATTTCCTCGGCTCCGGCGACCGGAAGCGTAGCTCGGTCGTCTGCAAGCGGTGGCTCCGCGTCGACGGCGAGCACCGCCACCGTCTCTCTCTGAACGCCCAGGCCGGAATCTTGCCTTTCATTCCTTGTATTTTTACTCGATTCGATTCCGTCACGAAGCTCGCGCTTCGATGTGACCGGAAATCGATTAGCATAGACGACGATGCGCTGGTCTTGATCTCCGTTCGCTGCAAGAGCCTCACGCGCCTCAAGCTCCGCGGCTGCCGGGAAATCACCGACCTCGGAATGGCGGCGTTCGCTCAGAATTCTACTGGATTGAAGAAGCTCTCCGTCGGGTCGTGCATGTTCGGCGCCAAGGCCATGAACGCCGTGCTCGAGTACTGCACGGCGCTCGAGGAGCTATCGGTGAAGCGGCTCCGGGGGATCCACGACGCGTCGGAGCAGATCGGAGCCGGCAAAACGCCGTCGACGCTGAAATCGATCTGCCTGAAGGAGATACTGAATGGCCAGTGCTTTGGACCGCTGATTGTAAGCTCGAAAAACCTTAAGACTTTGAAATTGTTTAGATGTTTGGGAGATTGGGATAGGGTTTTGGAAATGCTTGGAAATGGGAACAGGGGCTTGACTGAAATTCATCTTGAGAGGATTCAAGTGACCGATTTGGGGCTTTCGGCGATTGCCAAATGCTCGAATTTGGAGGTCTTGCACATTGTTAAGGCCCCCGAGTGTTCGAATTTCGGGCTTATTTGTGTTGCTGAACATTGCAAGTTACTGAGGAAGCTTCACATTGATGGATGGAGGACTAACAGAATTGGGGATGAGGGTTTGATTGCTGTAGCTAAAGATTGCCCTGACATTCAAGAGCTTGTGTTGATTGGTGTTAATCCTACTTCTTTGAGCTTGACTGCAATCGCTTCCAATTGCAAAAAATTGGAGAGGTTGGCTCTTTGCGGCAGTGGAACAATTGGAGATGCTGAATTCACTTGTATTGCTGCCAAATGTGTAGCATTGAAGAAGCTGTGTATTAAGGGGTGCCCGATTTCGAATGTTGGACTTGAAACGCTTGCTTGGGGCTGCCCCAATTTGGCCAAGATTAAGGTCAAGAAGTGCAAAGGTGTGAGTGGTGAGGTTGCAGAATGGTTGCGGGAAAGGAGAGGATCATTGACTGTTAATTGGGATTCTGGAGAAATTGTACCTTTGGATGCTGCTGCTGGTTTGAGTGGAGGTGTAGAAAGCTCCATGGAGTTTCCGCTTGATCATGTAGCTGTTACCATCGCTCCATCAAGTAGCAATAATCCATTGACATTGTTTAGAACAAAGTTCGGGTTCTTTTCAGGTAGGAGTTTTGTTCCTTGCACATTCAGAAGGTGGTCAGTTAGCGAGAATGCTTCCAATGGAAATTTGTAG